ATGCCGTGATGGTCGAGCAATATCCGCATCAACTCCGCCACCGCAACGGCGGGATGGGTGTCGTTGAGCTGGATCGCCGCCTTGTCCGGCAGGGTACGGATGTCGTCGAAATATTGGATGTGCCGCCGGACGATGTCCTGCAGTGAAGCGGAGGAGAAGAAATATTCCTGCCGCAACCGCAATTCCTGCCCGGCGGGCGAACTGTCGGCGGGGTAGAGCACCCGCGTCAGCGCCTCGGCCCGGTTGCTCTCGGTCAGCGCGCCCAGATGATCGCCCGCATTGAAGCGGTCGAGCAGGATCGGGTCGATCGGCTGCGCTTCCCAGAGGCGGAGGGTGTTGACCCGCTTGCCGCGCCAGCCCGCAATGGGCGTGTCATAGGGGGTCGCGATCACCCGCTCGGCGGCTTTCCAGCGCATCTGGTGCGGGCCGGCATCCTCGCGCTCCGACGGATCGACGCGGCCGCCAAAGCCGATTTCATAGCTGGCCTCGCGCCGTTCGAACTCCCAGGGATTGCCGTGGGCCAGCCAGGTTTCGGGCAGTTCCACCTGCCAGCCGTCCGAAATCTCCTGCCGGAACATGCCGTTCACATAGCGGATGCCATAGCCATAAGCGGGCACGTCGACCGTCGCCATGGACTCCATGAAACAGGCCGCCAGCCGCCCCAGACCGCCATTGCCCAGCGCCGCATCCGGTTCCAGCGCCGCGATGATGTCGATATCGACGCCCAGCGAACTCAGTGCCGCCTGCATGTCGTCCAGCATTTCCATATTGGACGCGGCATCGCGCATCAACCGCCCGATCAGGAACTCAAGGCTCAGATAGTAGACCCGCCGCCCCTTTTCCTCATAGGTTTTCTGGGTGGAATTGATCCATGCATCGATCACCCGGTCGCGAATGGCCAGGATGACGGCATGCAGCCAGTCATGCGGTTTCGCCGCCTCCGCATTCTTGCCAATGCGATAGGTCAGCCGCTCGACGATCTCATGGGCAAGGACCTCCGGATCGACCTGCCGCGGGGCGGGCCTGGGAAGGGTGGTTTGGCCTTTGAGGTTCATGCGCGTGCCCCTTGCCGTGAGTCCGGAGCGGATGATTGCACGGCCCCTCCCCCTCGCCAACAGCAAATTTTGCAGCGCAGCAAATTTAGCCGGCATTTCCCCGGTGATCGACGATTGCATCGCGAATGCCGCGCCGCAACTCGCCCCGCACCGGATAGGTGCTGGAAGGGAAATGCTGGGTCATGAAAATGCCGATCAACCGCTCCACCGGATCGATGAAGAAGAAGGTGGAGAAGACCCCACCCCAATAATATTCCTGCGTCTTGAGATCGGTTGCAAAGCCGAGGCCGAAGCCGACCCCGGCATAATCCGCTTCACTGAACATGGAGGAAGACAGGCTTGCGAGGTCCCTGCCCCTCGGCAGGTGATTGGCATGCATCGCCGCCACCGTTTCCGGCTTCAGCAGACGCACACCATCAAGCTCCCCGCCCCGCAGCAGCATCCGGGCAAAGCGATGATAATCCGCCACGCCCGACACCAGCCCGCCGCCGCCTGAACGCAACCGCAGCGGCCTGCGCCAGCCGCTGCGCGCGCCCCGCTCGTAGAGCGACAGCGTGCCGTCCGGTCCCAACTGCCAGGCGTCGGTCATCCGCTCGACGCGATCCTCCGGCAGTTCGAAGAAACTATCCACCATACCCAGCGGATCGAAAATCCGTTCCCGAAAGAAGCGCTCCAGATCAAGACCGCTCAGCCGCTCCACCACCACGCCCAGCACATCGGTCGACACCGAATAATTCCACCGCTCGCCGGGGGAAAATTCGAGCGGCAGGGACGCGAGCGCGGCAATGAACTCATCGGGACTGCGCTTCTGCTGAAATTCGTCGAGGCCAAGGTCCCGGTAACGCGCATCGATGGGCGTCTGCCGCTGCAAGCCATAGGTCAGGCCCGAT
This region of Sphingobium sp. EM0848 genomic DNA includes:
- a CDS encoding serine hydrolase — encoded protein: MQAIGQVDAAAAGVAGMDAGKLRAVADHVHETYVVPGKLPHMQLLVSRDEQVILSVRSGVARATGEPLGADALYRTASMTKPVTSLAFMMLVEQGLVALDDPVTKVLPEFAGLAVGADGRGRMRRPMRMIDLLRHTSGLTYGLQRQTPIDARYRDLGLDEFQQKRSPDEFIAALASLPLEFSPGERWNYSVSTDVLGVVVERLSGLDLERFFRERIFDPLGMVDSFFELPEDRVERMTDAWQLGPDGTLSLYERGARSGWRRPLRLRSGGGGLVSGVADYHRFARMLLRGGELDGVRLLKPETVAAMHANHLPRGRDLASLSSSMFSEADYAGVGFGLGFATDLKTQEYYWGGVFSTFFFIDPVERLIGIFMTQHFPSSTYPVRGELRRGIRDAIVDHRGNAG